The Ailuropoda melanoleuca isolate Jingjing unplaced genomic scaffold, ASM200744v2 unplaced-scaffold10908, whole genome shotgun sequence genome includes a window with the following:
- the LOC117797665 gene encoding olfactory receptor 52A5-like, with product MPITNGTVFVPSMLTFIGIHGLETIQCWIGIPFCAMYIIALVGNSLLLTIIKSEPSLHEPMYIFLAMLGATDIALSTSIVPKMLGIFWFHLPEIYFDICLFQMWLVHTFQGIESGVLLTMALDRYVAICYPLRHATIFTRQLVTHIGIGVTLRPAVLVIPCLLLIKCRLKLYRTKLISHTYCEHMALVKLATEDVYINKFYGLLGAFIVGGLDFILITLSYIQIFITVFHLPQKEARLKAFNTCIPHICVFFQFYLLAFFSFFTHRSGSHIPSYIHITLSNLYLLVPPFFNPLVYGVKIKHIQDKVXHPR from the coding sequence ATGCCTATTACAAATGGCACCGTGTTTGTGCCCTCTATGCTGACCTTCATTGGGATCCATGGTCTGGAAACTATACAGTGTTGGATTGGAATTCCATTCTGCGCTATGTACATCATTGCTTTGGTGGGAAATTCTCTGCTCTTGACCATCATCAAATCTGAACCCAGTCTCCATGAGCCTATGTATATCTTTCTGGCCATGCTGGGAGCCACAGACATTGCACTTAGCACCAGCATTGTCCCCAAGATGCTTGGAATTTTTTGGTTCCACTTGCCGGAGATCTATTTTGATATTTGCCTCTTTCAGATGTGGCTCGTCCACACATTTCAGGGTATTGAATCAGGGGTCCTTCTGACTATGGCTCTGGACCGCTATGTAGCAATCTGTTATCCTCTGAGGCATGCTACCATATTCACTCGACAACTAGTCACTCACATTGGAATTGGGGTGACACTGCGGCCTGCCGTTCTGGTCATCCCATGTCTATTGCTCATAAAGTGTCGTCTGAAATTGTACCGAACCAAGTTAATATCCCACACTTACTGTGAACACATGGCCCTGGTGAAGCTTGCCACTGAAGATGTTTACATCAACAAATTCTATGGTCTCCTTGGAGCTTTTATTGTCGGTGGCCTGGACTTCATTCTAATCACCCTCTcctatatacaaatatttattactgtcTTCCACCTGCCCCAAAAAGAGGCACGTCTGAAGGCATTTAATACATGTATTCCCCACATATGTGTCTTCTTCCAGTTCTAtctccttgcttttttttcctttttcacccaCAGATCTGGATCTCATATTCCATCTTATATACATATCACCTTATCCAACCTTTACCTACTGGTTCCACCTTTCTTCAATCCCCTTGTTTATGGGGTGAAGATCAAACACATCCAAGATAAGGTANTACATCCGAGATAA